Proteins co-encoded in one Bacillus sp. FSL H8-0547 genomic window:
- a CDS encoding response regulator, producing MDQVNVLLIEDDLMVQEVNREFLNRIKGFKVVGMASNGAEGLQLVRELAPDLVLIDMYMPKMNGLDTIKAIREEGHTADIIAITAASDMETVRQVLQNGAADYLMKPFKFERLKEALDRYLQYRKMINEKVQLTQKELDAIRFQRDEPKASQDLPKGLHEVTLQKILGFLSAQKEPVSAEDVAAHVGTARVTARRYLEHLEKEGVLSLDIQYGGVGRPVNKYVVLGKM from the coding sequence GTGGATCAAGTGAACGTTCTGCTGATTGAAGATGATTTAATGGTTCAGGAAGTGAACCGTGAATTTTTAAACCGGATAAAAGGATTTAAAGTGGTTGGCATGGCCTCAAATGGTGCGGAAGGACTCCAGCTTGTCAGGGAGCTTGCTCCTGACCTTGTGCTGATTGATATGTACATGCCGAAGATGAACGGCCTCGACACGATCAAAGCCATCCGGGAAGAAGGTCACACAGCTGACATTATTGCCATTACGGCTGCAAGTGATATGGAGACAGTCCGTCAGGTTCTTCAGAACGGCGCTGCAGACTACCTGATGAAGCCCTTCAAGTTTGAACGGCTCAAAGAAGCGCTCGACCGTTATTTGCAGTACCGGAAGATGATCAATGAAAAAGTGCAGCTGACCCAGAAGGAGCTGGACGCCATCCGCTTTCAGCGGGATGAGCCGAAAGCTTCGCAGGACCTTCCAAAAGGGCTTCATGAAGTTACCCTTCAAAAAATACTCGGCTTTCTATCCGCGCAAAAGGAACCTGTATCTGCAGAAGATGTCGCCGCACATGTCGGTACCGCGAGAGTAACAGCAAGACGGTATCTGGAGCACCTGGAAAAAGAGGGCGTCCTCTCTCTTGATATTCAGTATGGCGGAGTCGGACGGCCTGTTAATAAGTATGTGGTTTTGGGGAAGATGTAG
- a CDS encoding DUF2283 domain-containing protein, with translation MDYIGNQVTYDRDAEMGYIYFSEPSKYTITYTEELPENDDIMLDFGEEVPIIGIELEGKTARKIELIADKVHIFKKKVFTDGKTYYSFRLNDEITRKSISHPDVESIVFHFSDTDCEDFIGIDIFDSKSYSEQYLTGK, from the coding sequence ATGGACTACATAGGAAATCAGGTTACATATGATAGGGATGCAGAGATGGGCTATATTTACTTTAGTGAACCATCTAAATACACAATAACTTATACGGAAGAACTTCCAGAAAACGATGATATAATGTTGGATTTTGGAGAAGAAGTCCCGATTATTGGAATAGAGTTAGAAGGAAAAACTGCAAGGAAGATTGAACTTATTGCTGATAAAGTTCACATTTTTAAAAAGAAAGTTTTTACTGATGGAAAGACTTATTATTCTTTTAGACTGAATGATGAAATAACAAGAAAGTCTATTTCTCATCCTGATGTTGAATCAATAGTGTTTCATTTTTCGGATACTGACTGTGAAGATTTTATAGGTATAGACATTTTTGATTCAAAGTCTTATTCGGAACAGTACCTAACTGGTAAATAA